Genomic window (Pseudomonas xantholysinigenes):
CGCTGGTAGCCGGCATTTTCCGGCCCCGCGCGTGCAGCCGGTGGATACCACCGCGGCGGGCGATACTTTCGTCGGCGGCTTTGCTGCCAGCCTGGCGCGTGGTCTGCCCGAGGCTGAGGCGATCGGCTTCGGCCAGCGCGCCGCTGCGTTGTCGGTGACCCGAGCCGGCGCGCAGCCGTCGATCCCTTACCTGAAGGAGCTGGCGCCATGAAAAAGACGCCGTTGCTGAATATCGCCCTGTCGCGGACCATCGCCGGATTGGGGCATGGTGACCTGCTGGTGATTGGCGATGCCGGCTTGCCGGTGCCGCCAGGGGTGGAACTGATCGACTTGGCGCTGACTCCCGGCATTCCGGATTTCGCCAGCGTGCTGCGCGTGGTGCTGAGCGAGATGCAGGTGGAGCGGCATGTGCTCGCCGAGGAGGTGTTCCAGGCCTTGCCGCCGGGGTTGGCCGAGGTCGAGCGGATGCACGCCGTTGGCGAGATCGGCCAGCGGGAAGTCATGAGTCATGCTGATTTCAAGGCCCTGTGTCGTCAGGCTCGGGCCGTGGTGCGTACGGGGGAGTGCAAGCCCTATAGCAATATTGCCCTGGTGGCTGGCGTTACCTTTTAGACCGAATGCGAGGGCTTTGCCCTCGATCGCGGCGCAAGGCCGCTCCTACAGAGGGGCAACCCGGTTCGTGTAGGAGCGGCCTTGTGCCGCGAAAGGGCCGCAAAGCGGCCCCTGTTGAATCCATCCCCTAGCAACAAGGAGTGCTGAATGTCCCTCAAAACCTTGCTCCAAGGAGCCGTCCTCATGTCCGCGCTGGCCGCCACCTCCCTGATGGCCGCGCCCCGCGACCTGATCATCGACACCGACCCCGGCGCAGATGACGTGGTGGCCCTGCTGTTGGCCATGGCCTCGCCAGAGGAACTGAAAATCCGCGCCATCACCACCGTGGCCGGCAACGTGCGCCTGGAAAAGACCTCGCGCAACGCTCGCCTGGCCCGTGAATGGGCGGGGCGCGAAGAGATCCCGGTTTACGCTGGGGCAGGGCGACCGATGGTGCGCACGCCGATCTACGCCGCCAACGTCCATGGCGAAGAAGGCCTCACCGGCGTGCAGGTTCACGAGCCGAACAAGCCCCTGGCCAAGGGCAACGCCGTGCAGTACCTGATCGACACCCTCAGCACTGCCGAGCCCCACAGCATCACCATTGCCATGCTCGGCCCGCAGACCAACCTGGCCCTGGCGCTGATCCAGAAGCCCGAGATCGTCAACGGCATCAAGGAGGTGGTGGTGATGGGCGGCGCCCACTTCAACGGCGGCAACATTACCCCGGCCGCCGAGTTCAACCTGTTCGCCGACCCCCATGCCGCCGAGGTGGTGCTGGCCAGCGGCGTCAAGCTGACCTACCTGCCGCTGGATGTCACCCACAAGGTGCTCACCAGTGACGCTCGCCTCAAGCAGCTGGCCGCGGTGAACAACCACGCCAGCAAGCTGGTGGTGGACATCCTCAACGCCTATATCAAGTTCGACATGGACAACTACGGCATGCTTGGCGGCCCGGTACATGACGCCAGCGTCATCGCCTACCTGCTCAAGCCCGAGCTGTTCAAGGGCAAGCAGATCCATATGGTGGTCGACAGCCGTGAGGGCCCGACCTTCGGCCAGACCGTGGCCGACTGGTATGGCGTGCTCAAGCAGCCGGCCAACGTGATGTGGATTGAAGAGGGCGACGCCCAGGGCTTCTTCGACCTGCTCAGCGCGCGGCTGGCGCGATTGAAATAGCCTCGCTTGGCGCGTAGCGCTCGAGCACCTGCTCGATGAAGCTGCGCGCCGCCTCGCCACCACGATCGCGCACCAGCAGGTCGACGGCGATCAGCATCAGTTCCTCGGGGGTGCCAGGGCTATAGGCGCTCTGGCCCTCGTCCCACTTGACCTTGATATCGGCATCGATGCTGTGGCTGCTCATGGGGCGGTTCTCGCTGGGGCCTGGGGGATAGGTTGAATACCGCGTCCTGGCGTTCGAAGGGGAGACGTTTCGCGCTCCGCTTCTTGCAGTAAATCATGCCTTTGCCGCAGGGGCCCTGCGACTTAAGCATAAGCGCCGGGCAGGGGAGAACCGCAGGTTTGGTGCAAAATCCGGTCACGATTGCGTTTCGCGTCTAGCATCGTAGTCAGGCAGAATCGTGCGGTTTTGCAACAAACAGTTGGAGGAACTGTCCGAGAGTGCAGTTCCCAGATCGATTTAGGAGGATTCATGTTCCGTACCCGCGCTTCCCTGGCGACCCTGCTGGTGGCTTCCGTTCTGGCTGGTTGCAGCACTGGTGGTTCTACGGGGGGCAGCAGCGCTCCCGCCACCCCGGCTGACAACCATGGCCGCTGCGAAGCCAGCGGCGCCGATTTCACCATCGGCAAGGTGGCCAGCCCGGAGTTGCTGGAGCAGGCGCGCAAGGCCAGCGGCTCGCAGATGGCACGCGTCCTCACGCCGCATGATGTGATCACCCTGGAATACCGCTCCGAGCGGTTGAACCTGAATGTCGATGACAAGGGTGTGGTCACCCGCGTCAACTGCGGCTGATCCGACCCCGGCGTAAAGCCGCTCCCACAGGGAACGCGCCAACCTCAAGCCATGCGCTTCTCCTGTAGGAGCGGCCTTGTGTCGCGAAAGGGGCGCGCAGCGGCCCCAGGTTCTTAGCCACAGCACAGGTCGCCGGGGCCGCTTTGCGGCCCTTTCGCGACACAAGGCCGCTCCTACAGGGGGACTTGGCCAGCCTTCCAGTTCGAGGTAGCCGATTCCGATGGGCTGCAGCGCAGCCAATAAAAAACCCGCCACAAGTGGCGGGTTTTTTACAGCTATCCGAAATTACTCCGGACGAACCTGTGCAGCCTGCATGCCCTTCTGGCCTTTCTCGGCAACGAAGGAAACGGTCTGGCCTTCTTTCAGGCTCTTGAAGCCGTCGGATTCGATGGCCTTGAAGTGAACGAACAGGTCGTCGCCGCCGCCTGCTGGAGTGATGAAGCCGTAGCCTTTTTCATCATTGAACCATTTGACGGTGCCTTGTTGGCGATTGGACATGAGGTGAATCTCCAGAAACATGATTTTTATCGGGGTGCAACGTTGCCGAGGCCACAGGAGCACCGGCAACATCATAGTGCATTTCTGCGAATCTAGCGCCTCTTACCTTCGCAGGATGTTGATCCAGGGCAAAAGATGCCAGGGATGGACCTGAACGGCCCAAGTTATTTAGGTTTGCAGGCCGCCTGCACCACGCTCTGGGCGCGCTGCATCAGCTTGGCGTCGACGCCGTCCTTGCTGTCGAGGTCCTCGATCTCCTTGTCGGTGAAGTTCTTTTTGATGGTCTGGGCACCGCAGTCGCAGTGTTTTTTCGCCATTGCCGCGTTTACGCCCTGGCCGGTGGCTACTTGCTGGCATTGAGCCATGTAGGCTGCTTCCTTGCCCGCAGGGAAATTGCCCGCATTGGCAGCCAGAGGCAGCAGCAGGGCGCTTGCGGCACAGACGGCCAGAAGAGACAGAACTCGCATAACCAGACACTCCTTGGGTTAAGGTCTCATCAAGAGTAGGTTGCTTCAGAAGGTCTGATAGGAAATTTTCCGTACAAGTTCACCACCCCAGCGTAATTTCCAAATATTTCTACGAGCCACGCAACCTGCGTGCTAGCATGCTTGGCTTGCAGCTCGCCACTTGTAGCTTGCAGCTTCTTTATTACCTTCCAGTCACTCTGGTTCGTCCCTGGCAGGCCGAAAGGTCTCTGCCACTGTGAGGCAGGCTTTCCCGCGGGAAAGGCAGGGCGGATCTTGTACTGGCTCATCCCAACCCACGTGACCTTTGGTAGGGGTCACCACTAGGAGAGGAGGCGCCATGCCCGTTATTACTCTTCCCGATGGCAGTCAACGCACGTTCGACCAGCCGGTATCCGTAGCCGAAGTCGCCGCATCCATTGGTGCGGGCCTCGCCAAGGCCACCCTGGCCGGCAAGGTCGACGGCAAGCTCGTCGATGCCTGCGACAAGATCGACCACGACGCCACCCTGCAGATCATCACCCCTAAAGATGAAGAGGGACTGGAGATCATCCGTCACTCGTGCGCCCACCTGATCGGCCACGCAGTGAAGCAACTGTATCCGACCGCCAAGATGGTGATCGGCCCGGTGATCGACGAAGGTTTCTACTACGACATCGCCTACGAGCGTCCCTTCACCCCGGACGACCTCGCGGCCATCGAAAAGCGCATGCAGCAGCTGATCGATACCGACTACGACGTCGTCAAGAAGATGACCCCGCGCGCCGAAGTCATCGACGTGTTTACCCAGCGTGGCGAAGACTACAAGCTGCGCCTGGTCGAGGACATGCCGGATGAACAGGCCATGGGCTTGTACTATCACGAAGAATACGTCGACATGTGCCGTGGCCCGCACGTGCCGAACACTCGCTTCCTCAAAGCATTCAAGCTGACCAAGCTGAGCGGCGCCTACTGGCGCGGCGATGCCAAGAACGAGCAGCTGCAACGTGTGTACGGCACCGCCTGGGCCGACAAGAAGCAGCTGGCCGCCTACATCCAGCGCATCGAAGAAGCCGAAAAACGCGACCACCGCAAGATCGGCAAGCAGTTGGACTTGTTCCACTTGCAGGAAGAAGCGCCGGGCATGGTGTTCTGGCACGCCAACGGCTGGACCGTGTACCAGGTGCTCGAGCAGTACATGCGTAAAGTGCAGCGCGAGAACGGCTACCAGGAGATCAAGACCCCGCAGGTCGTCGATCGTATTCTCTGGGAGCGTTCCGGCCACTGGACCAACTATGCCGAGAACATGTTCACCACTTCGTCGGAAAGCCGTGACTACGCGGTGAAGCCGATGAACTGCCCGTGCCACGTGCAGGTGTTCAACCAGGGCCTGAAGTCCTACCGCGACCTGCCGCTGCGCCTGGCCGAATTCGGTGCCTGCCACCGCAACGAACCATCTGGCGCCCTGCACGGCATCATGCGCGTGCGTGGCTTCGTGCAGGACGATGCGCACATCTTCTGTACCGAAGACCAGGTGAAGAAGGAAGCCGCCGACTTCATCAAGCTGACCTTGGACGTCTACAAGGACTTCGGTTTCACCGATGTCGCCATGAAGCTGTCGACCCGTCCGGCCAAGCGCGTGGGTTCCGAAGAGCTGTGGGATCGCGCCGAAGGCGCCCTGGCCGACGCCCTGAACGATTCGGGCCTGGAGTGGGA
Coding sequences:
- a CDS encoding I78 family peptidase inhibitor; protein product: MFRTRASLATLLVASVLAGCSTGGSTGGSSAPATPADNHGRCEASGADFTIGKVASPELLEQARKASGSQMARVLTPHDVITLEYRSERLNLNVDDKGVVTRVNCG
- a CDS encoding nucleoside hydrolase; this translates as MSLKTLLQGAVLMSALAATSLMAAPRDLIIDTDPGADDVVALLLAMASPEELKIRAITTVAGNVRLEKTSRNARLAREWAGREEIPVYAGAGRPMVRTPIYAANVHGEEGLTGVQVHEPNKPLAKGNAVQYLIDTLSTAEPHSITIAMLGPQTNLALALIQKPEIVNGIKEVVVMGGAHFNGGNITPAAEFNLFADPHAAEVVLASGVKLTYLPLDVTHKVLTSDARLKQLAAVNNHASKLVVDILNAYIKFDMDNYGMLGGPVHDASVIAYLLKPELFKGKQIHMVVDSREGPTFGQTVADWYGVLKQPANVMWIEEGDAQGFFDLLSARLARLK
- the thrS gene encoding threonine--tRNA ligase gives rise to the protein MPVITLPDGSQRTFDQPVSVAEVAASIGAGLAKATLAGKVDGKLVDACDKIDHDATLQIITPKDEEGLEIIRHSCAHLIGHAVKQLYPTAKMVIGPVIDEGFYYDIAYERPFTPDDLAAIEKRMQQLIDTDYDVVKKMTPRAEVIDVFTQRGEDYKLRLVEDMPDEQAMGLYYHEEYVDMCRGPHVPNTRFLKAFKLTKLSGAYWRGDAKNEQLQRVYGTAWADKKQLAAYIQRIEEAEKRDHRKIGKQLDLFHLQEEAPGMVFWHANGWTVYQVLEQYMRKVQRENGYQEIKTPQVVDRILWERSGHWTNYAENMFTTSSESRDYAVKPMNCPCHVQVFNQGLKSYRDLPLRLAEFGACHRNEPSGALHGIMRVRGFVQDDAHIFCTEDQVKKEAADFIKLTLDVYKDFGFTDVAMKLSTRPAKRVGSEELWDRAEGALADALNDSGLEWEYQPGEGAFYGPKIEFTLRDCLGRNWQCGTLQYDPNLPERLDASYIAEDNSRVRPVMLHRAILGSFERFIGMLIEHYAGVFPAWLAPTQAVIMNITDKQADFALEVEKALNGSGFRAKSDLRNEKIGFKIREHTLLKVPYLLVIGDREVETQTVAVRTREGKDLGSMPVAEFTQLLNSAVAQRGRLESE
- the rbsD gene encoding D-ribose pyranase, whose product is MKKTPLLNIALSRTIAGLGHGDLLVIGDAGLPVPPGVELIDLALTPGIPDFASVLRVVLSEMQVERHVLAEEVFQALPPGLAEVERMHAVGEIGQREVMSHADFKALCRQARAVVRTGECKPYSNIALVAGVTF
- a CDS encoding cold-shock protein, with the protein product MSNRQQGTVKWFNDEKGYGFITPAGGGDDLFVHFKAIESDGFKSLKEGQTVSFVAEKGQKGMQAAQVRPE